A stretch of DNA from Bacillus sp. Marseille-Q1617:
AATCACTAGTAGTACTAATTATGTATGGTTCATGATGCTTAAAAGAGTAGTTTACAAAGGGATGTATCAATACTACCACAACTAGAAAGAATATTTTGTCAATTTTTGTTGGAGTCTTACTATTAAAGGCCCATGTTAATATTTCTAGATAAAATTATTTAGAGGAAGGAAAAAGACGGTTCTTTGAGGACCACGGGGACGGTTGGACGGTTCTCTTGCTTCTTTTTCATGATGACTAAGACCACAAATCTTTTCAAAAGCATGACCGAGCGTAATCGTTTTGTCAGAGGGATGTTTTCCTGGGTAGGGTTAATTTATATAGTGAAAGATACCGTTAATATTATAGAAGCATCTCACAATAGCAGAAGAAAAGATGTAGTCTGATTTCTTGAGGGATTCGTCATATTCAAATGAAAAGGTTGAAGGAAAGTGCAGGGATTTTAAACCCTGCACTTATTTGATATTACTAATGGTATTCAGCAATTGTCAATTCATCAGGAACTTAGCGACCGCTTCAGATCAAGATTATCCGGCTCGCACGGACCCTCTCTGACTTACAAGGGAAAATCGATGAGGCACTTACCGAAGCACTAAGTGTCACGATCTTTTCCTGTATCGCTGACAGGGGTAAGTGTCAGGTGAGTTTAAAATACAGGAAGAAAAAACTCCTCGCTACCATTCAAAAATTTTAAAAGAAATCGAGTTTGCAGAAATATTCTTTTAGGAATATATCCCTTTTTAGTAAGTATTTTGAACTATAATAAACCATAGTCCTAAAAGGGGTGGGATGAGTATAGTGTAGTGCTAAGGATAGAGAAAATGTAATTGCCAGAAAGGGGAAACGAGAAAAGTGAATAGAAAAAAATGGAGTTTTATCATTATTTTTAGTTTGGTCTTTCAATTATTCCAGCCGTTTATGATGAATGGCCATGCGGTGGCGAAAGCTCAGAAAAATCAGCAGCATGAATTGCCAATTAAAAGTGTAACACCGGAAAACGGTAACCTGGAGGTGGATCCTGCCGCTCCACTAGAGATTAAGCTGGATTCCTCACATAAGAATTTCAAAAGATACAGGCAGCAGTTTGAAGAATTGAAATATTCTCTTACAGTTAATGATAGAGAAGTAGAAAGTCTCTATGACAAGAGTGTGAACAAGCTTGTTGTGCTGGGTGTTACATTGGATCCCAATACAGATTACTCTGTTGATCTAAAGGTAAAGGCAGACAAGAATAACAACAAGAATAAGTCTGAGAATGGATCCTATTCTTATGAATTTACGACGAAGGAAAGTTATACTTTCTCCAAGCGCTTGGCGGACAAGGATGGAAATGTATATGAATTTACCGGGAACGAGCTCGTGAAAGAGATCACCCTTGAGAATGATACAACTCTCCCGCTGAGTGACATCATCAACGAACAGGAAAAGGTATCAATCGTGTCTTCACCTGTTTCCATTAAGCTTCCAGAAGAGAAGTTGACCCCGGATGCTTATATTAACGTGAAAGTGAACTATAAGGAAACTCCTTACGGGGTGGGGGATTATTATGTGGAAGATGGCCAAAAGATATTAGAGTGGCTCCCTTTCAGTGTTTCAGAAGAACAGGAGACAGCAAGCTTCAGGTTGAAGGAGTCTGTGACCCTGATTCCTTTTACGAGGGCCGAGACGAAAGTGTCATCTGGTTTCCTCAGTGATTTAGTAGAAGATGCAGCAGAAATAGTAAACTTATTCAAAGCGAATAAGGTGCTTGCTGACGATTTTAATATTCGAAAAATGTTTAATATCAAGAGGAATGATTCGGACGGGAATTTTGAAGCAGAACTTACTTATCTGCAGAATATCGATGACAGTCCGTTTGAAATCGGAAACCCGGAATACTACTACAAAATTTATAAACAAACAGGCGTGGACAGTGATCCTTCCGAATTGGTGGGCGTGACTGAAATGGAAGATGATGATTTGACCATTAAGAAAAAATTGAACAACGGCGTCTACCAGGTAAAGTTATTTGAGGATGATTCGTTTTCTTCCGAAGAAGACTTTGCGGATGATTTATTCTGGATCCAGGATATTTATATCGAACGTTCTCCACGTTTGATGAGTCAAAGCGAGATAAGTGAAATGGCCAGGAAGTATGCACCGATCACTGTGTTCCAGGAAGATGAGCAATTCTTCCCTATATCATTTGAAGAGTTATTATCAGCGGATATACCGACAACGAAAGTAGGGGATATATCAAACTGGTTTGATGGTGTTCATAAAGGAAAGGATATCCCTTTTCATCACTTAGGGGAATACCTCTCGTATAACGGCCATGTTGACTACGTCATCAATGGGAAAAACGCTTTGGGGCTCCAGGAGGTGACTGGGAGCAGGGAGAATTCCACCATCTATTACTCTTACATTGAGCAGGAAGGCAGGAAGTTTCTCAACTATCATATGATTTACGCCTTTGATCCGAAGACGGGAACGGCTGCCGATCCTGGTTCGGGTGCCCATAACTATGACAGGGAAAGTATTACGATTGAACTGGGTACTGACAATGAAGCCATAAGCATCAGCACATCTGGTCACTTGCCGGGCCAGACGATGGGCTTGAACGGTGATGATTATTCATGGACTTCATCAAGGCTCGTTATGCCTTTTGAGGACGACAGCAATCTATTCCCGAATCATGATAACCATCCGATCATTGCGATTGCCAGAGGGGCTCATGCGGTTTATCCTGTTCAGGGCACGTATGATCTGAGTGTGCCGATCTTTATGGGAATCAGCAAAAAAGGACAGGAATTGGCAGGGTTGACTTCAGACTTGACAGCAGATGATTTTGCCCAGAGACCGATTGATCATCCTGACGGAAGAAATATACTTTTACCCGATACAAGTGATTTGAGCACTTCGGATTTCAATCAGTATACACTAAAAAAACTGGATTTCAATCAAACGAGTGACAGCCGATATTCTTATCTAAACTTCAGTGGGGATTGGGTCGATGTTCTTGCCAGTGAAGTAAGCAGTTACTCAAATGAACCTTTCCCACCTTTCACGGAAAAGGAGAAGTTCGTGACGGACTGGATTGACGAGGGAGACAGCGGATTCAATTTTAATAGTATCCCTCAATTGAATGTAAATCTCCGCGAAGATGTTGAAACCTATCTATCAACCTACTTAACCGATGCTGACGCCACCCTTTCAGGTCATGTTAAGGATGCGATTACGAACCAGCCGATCGAAAATGCAGCCATCAGCTCGCTGAATGCGGCCCACCAATTTGATAAATCGCTTGGTTTATCAGATGAAGAAGGGAATTACAGGGTTCAGGTCGAATCAGGTGAGAATAGAAATATTTTAATCAGTAAGAACGGGTATATGCCTGTTGAATATCAAGGCATCACATTGGAAGAGAATGAAGAGAAATTCCTAGAAACGATTCTGCAGATTCCAAGTGAATATGAAGGAAGAACGGATGGAATCATTAAAGGGCATGCCTATAGAGCCGATAATGGAGGCACAATCCCCGGTGCGGTCATTAAAGTAAGGGAATCTTTCAATTCAAGGTCGGGCGAAGTACTATATGAAACCGAGACCGGCGGCGACGGTTCCTTCTTATTCGAGCATGTCGAAACGGGTTACTACACACTCGAAATAAGTAAAGATGGCTACATCACCACCTTCATCAATGTCACTGCCATAGGCGGAATGGAAGTAGTCAAACAGCTTCTGATGTCACCGGCACTTGATGAAGATGAAGTAAGGATTGTACTGGAATGGGGTGCGGAGCCGAGTGACCTGGACTCTCATTTGACTGGACCTGCATCCGGCGGCGGAGAATTCCATGTATTCTATGGTGATAAAACCTATTATGAAGATGGAATTGTACACGCCGAATTGGATATTGATGATGTCACATCCTATGGACCTGAGACGGTCACCATACGCAATCTGAAAAATGGTGTCTATCACTATTATATCCATGATTACAGCAACCGGTCGAATCCAGCAAGTTCAGCCATGTCTAATTCATCTGCAAAAGTGAAAGTCTACACTGAAAATGGTTATAGGGAATTCGATATTCCTGTAAACCAGGCGGGGATCCAATGGAATGTCTTTACTATTGAAGATGGTGCCATTAATCCTGTAAATACAATTGAATAACTAATCACAAAGGTGGAACGAGTGGAAGGGGGGGAATTCCCTTCCACTATTGAAAAAGGGGCTGAAATCATTGTTTCTAAGAAAAGAGATAAAGGCAGAGAAGAGCCCGATTATAAAATCAGTCTTTCAAACAACCAGCCTGTTTTTATGGATCATTTTACTTTTTATTCTATTCTTGATAGGGAACCTGCTCCTGGAAGTAAGTACATATGGAATGGAGATTGGAATGAGAAGTACGTTCATTACGCTGGAAATGCTGTCTAAACCTTTCCTATCTCAGCTTATATGGTCGTCAGATCCGGAAAGCAGCGTCCTTCATCTAGTAATGAACACGATTGTTTTTTATGCAGTATTCACCTTCGGGTTCTGGGTGAAGCAGTATTACAAAGTGACGGGCGTGGTCCTTTTGCTGTTCTTTTTCAGCGCTGCAGGCATTTGGTATTATGTTTATATTTTAAGTAATGCAGTGTTGTAGGTTGAATGGGGGCGTTCTCTTGCTTCTTTTATTATCAATACGGAAAACGCTCGTTCCATAAGAAAGAGACCAAATCGAGTTGATTTGGTCTCTTATTCATCATTAATACACAAATTTCTTTTCGAAAAAATAAACGAAATGCATATATA
This window harbors:
- a CDS encoding carboxypeptidase regulatory-like domain-containing protein — protein: MNRKKWSFIIIFSLVFQLFQPFMMNGHAVAKAQKNQQHELPIKSVTPENGNLEVDPAAPLEIKLDSSHKNFKRYRQQFEELKYSLTVNDREVESLYDKSVNKLVVLGVTLDPNTDYSVDLKVKADKNNNKNKSENGSYSYEFTTKESYTFSKRLADKDGNVYEFTGNELVKEITLENDTTLPLSDIINEQEKVSIVSSPVSIKLPEEKLTPDAYINVKVNYKETPYGVGDYYVEDGQKILEWLPFSVSEEQETASFRLKESVTLIPFTRAETKVSSGFLSDLVEDAAEIVNLFKANKVLADDFNIRKMFNIKRNDSDGNFEAELTYLQNIDDSPFEIGNPEYYYKIYKQTGVDSDPSELVGVTEMEDDDLTIKKKLNNGVYQVKLFEDDSFSSEEDFADDLFWIQDIYIERSPRLMSQSEISEMARKYAPITVFQEDEQFFPISFEELLSADIPTTKVGDISNWFDGVHKGKDIPFHHLGEYLSYNGHVDYVINGKNALGLQEVTGSRENSTIYYSYIEQEGRKFLNYHMIYAFDPKTGTAADPGSGAHNYDRESITIELGTDNEAISISTSGHLPGQTMGLNGDDYSWTSSRLVMPFEDDSNLFPNHDNHPIIAIARGAHAVYPVQGTYDLSVPIFMGISKKGQELAGLTSDLTADDFAQRPIDHPDGRNILLPDTSDLSTSDFNQYTLKKLDFNQTSDSRYSYLNFSGDWVDVLASEVSSYSNEPFPPFTEKEKFVTDWIDEGDSGFNFNSIPQLNVNLREDVETYLSTYLTDADATLSGHVKDAITNQPIENAAISSLNAAHQFDKSLGLSDEEGNYRVQVESGENRNILISKNGYMPVEYQGITLEENEEKFLETILQIPSEYEGRTDGIIKGHAYRADNGGTIPGAVIKVRESFNSRSGEVLYETETGGDGSFLFEHVETGYYTLEISKDGYITTFINVTAIGGMEVVKQLLMSPALDEDEVRIVLEWGAEPSDLDSHLTGPASGGGEFHVFYGDKTYYEDGIVHAELDIDDVTSYGPETVTIRNLKNGVYHYYIHDYSNRSNPASSAMSNSSAKVKVYTENGYREFDIPVNQAGIQWNVFTIEDGAINPVNTIE